From a single Micromonospora pallida genomic region:
- a CDS encoding patatin-like phospholipase family protein, whose product MAGGPVAFVLGGGGVLGAVEVGMLRALFRAGIRPDLVLGTSIGAVNGALVAADPTEAVTDRLVRLWASPEASEVYGDSVARQLRRFAARTHLHSPRPLRRLLESELGAETTFADLKVPFRCCAASIERAAEHWFATGPVVPAVVASASVPGLLPPCEIDGEHYVDGGIVNSVPVGEAVTLGAERIFVLQVGRIERALTPPRRPWEVAQVAFEIARRHRFARELAALPEGVEVHVLPTGGLEPREDSPWAYRDMAAVGRRISRAYTASRDYLAALDR is encoded by the coding sequence ATGGCTGGCGGTCCGGTGGCGTTCGTACTGGGTGGCGGGGGAGTGCTGGGCGCGGTTGAGGTGGGCATGCTGCGCGCCCTGTTCCGCGCCGGGATCCGCCCCGACCTGGTGCTCGGCACCTCGATCGGCGCGGTCAACGGGGCCCTGGTGGCCGCCGACCCGACCGAGGCGGTGACCGATCGGCTGGTCCGACTCTGGGCCTCGCCCGAGGCGAGCGAGGTGTACGGCGACTCCGTGGCCCGGCAGCTGCGCCGGTTCGCCGCCCGGACCCACCTGCACTCGCCCCGCCCGCTGCGCCGGCTGCTGGAGAGCGAACTCGGCGCGGAGACCACCTTCGCGGACCTGAAGGTTCCGTTCCGGTGCTGCGCGGCGAGCATCGAACGCGCCGCCGAGCACTGGTTCGCGACCGGCCCGGTGGTGCCCGCCGTGGTCGCCTCGGCGTCCGTGCCGGGGCTGCTCCCGCCGTGCGAGATCGACGGTGAGCACTACGTGGACGGTGGCATCGTCAACTCGGTCCCGGTCGGCGAGGCGGTGACGCTCGGCGCGGAACGGATCTTCGTCCTCCAGGTGGGCCGGATCGAACGGGCGCTGACCCCGCCCCGCCGGCCGTGGGAGGTGGCCCAGGTCGCGTTCGAGATCGCCCGCCGGCACCGGTTCGCCCGGGAGTTGGCGGCGCTGCCCGAGGGGGTCGAGGTGCACGTCCTGCCGACCGGAGGGCTGGAGCCCCGGGAGGACTCGCCGTGGGCGTACCGGGACATGGCCGCGGTGGGCCGGCGGATCAGCCGCGCGTACACCGCCTCCCGCGACTACCTTGCCGCGCTGGACCGCTGA
- a CDS encoding 1-acyl-sn-glycerol-3-phosphate acyltransferase, with translation MPLPPRWLRRVLLAPAVVFLAFTVVTTLPVWLLVAAGLSPFVPGRLRPLRLVWIGVVYLVWDAVALLALFGLWIASGFGWRTRAPAFQRAHYLLAGWFLRVLFWQARWTLRLTIDVTGTDPDTALPGRPELVLCRHAGPGDSFILIHALVNWFYREPRIVLKDALQWDPAIDVLLNRLPTRFLAPGARRDGTVLEQIGHLATGLDDNDAFVIFPEGGNFTPRRRLRAIDRLRSRGLERMARRAERMRHVLAPQPGGVLAALDAAPEAGVIFVAHTGLDRMLTVADVWRELPMDKRIVMRFWSVPPEDVPTGRQERIEWLFDWWARIDAWIAANRDGPAASDNDGSVDA, from the coding sequence ATGCCGTTGCCGCCGAGGTGGCTCCGTCGGGTGCTGCTCGCCCCGGCCGTGGTGTTCCTCGCCTTCACGGTGGTCACCACGCTGCCGGTCTGGCTGCTGGTCGCGGCGGGGCTGTCGCCGTTCGTCCCCGGCCGGCTGCGTCCGTTGCGGCTGGTCTGGATCGGCGTCGTCTACCTCGTCTGGGACGCCGTCGCGTTGCTCGCGCTCTTCGGGCTCTGGATCGCCTCCGGCTTCGGCTGGCGGACCCGCGCCCCGGCCTTCCAACGGGCGCACTACCTACTCGCCGGCTGGTTCCTGCGGGTGCTCTTCTGGCAGGCTCGGTGGACGCTGCGGCTGACCATCGACGTGACCGGCACCGACCCGGACACCGCCCTGCCCGGTCGCCCGGAGCTGGTGCTCTGTCGGCATGCCGGACCGGGTGACTCGTTCATCCTGATCCACGCGCTGGTCAACTGGTTCTACCGGGAGCCGAGGATCGTGCTGAAGGACGCCCTCCAGTGGGATCCGGCGATCGACGTCCTGCTCAACCGGCTGCCGACCCGCTTCCTCGCCCCCGGGGCCCGCCGGGACGGGACGGTGCTCGAGCAGATCGGGCACCTCGCCACCGGGCTCGACGACAACGACGCGTTCGTCATCTTCCCGGAGGGCGGCAACTTCACCCCCCGGCGGCGCCTGCGGGCGATCGACCGGCTCCGCTCCCGTGGCCTGGAGCGGATGGCGCGGCGCGCCGAGCGGATGCGGCATGTGCTCGCGCCCCAGCCGGGCGGGGTGCTCGCCGCTCTGGACGCCGCCCCGGAAGCCGGGGTCATCTTCGTGGCGCACACCGGACTGGACCGGATGCTGACCGTGGCGGACGTCTGGCGGGAACTGCCGATGGACAAGCGGATCGTCATGCGGTTCTGGTCGGTCCCGCCGGAGGACGTCCCGACCGGACGGCAGGAGCGCATCGAGTGGCTCTTCGACTGGTGGGCGCGGATCGACGCGTGGATCGCGGCCAACCGCGACGGCCCGGCCGCGTCTGACAACGACGGGTCGGTCGACGCGTAG
- the cutA gene encoding divalent-cation tolerance protein CutA: MDLICVVTTVVDARSVADVLAATAVAGRLAACAQVGGQVDSTYWWQSGMETSVEWSVQFKTAPDRVAALVDQIRASHPYEVPEILVSRVECGNPDYSSWVHEQTRP, translated from the coding sequence GTGGATCTTATCTGCGTGGTGACGACCGTGGTGGACGCGCGCTCGGTCGCGGACGTACTGGCGGCGACCGCCGTGGCCGGACGGTTGGCGGCCTGTGCCCAGGTGGGCGGTCAGGTGGACAGCACCTACTGGTGGCAGTCCGGGATGGAGACCAGCGTCGAGTGGTCGGTGCAGTTCAAGACCGCCCCGGACCGGGTGGCCGCCCTCGTCGACCAGATCCGCGCCAGCCACCCGTACGAGGTCCCGGAGATCCTGGTCAGCCGGGTGGAGTGCGGCAACCCGGACTACTCGTCCTGGGTGCACGAGCAGACCCGGCCCTGA
- a CDS encoding SCO7613 C-terminal domain-containing membrane protein, with protein MGGTAAGRRETSTRTVQGVLFVLGGLLLGTAAIVFTAVAWAAVGLVGRAAILAAVTALALAVPPLVVRRGLRGTAETVAAVGLLLVLLDGYAAWTVDLAGVAGWPTSRYVALVGGASATIAVGYALLTRLAVPWFGALVAAQPVLPLLAVEARPGVAGWALVFTGVALVDLAVLGVLSGRLGAGRLAAAPSGAPASPGAPTPAGVPAPWGAPARSVPPGGATEIVRWGGPVGSAGPLVVAGRVTAWIGYALALATAAVCAVAALVLGEAFGTTLAAGLPLLVVGAVLFGAALVAGGPVLRAVAAALLVVLLALAVLRPVAELRRSVLLVVAAVVVLALAGAVRGLPGRLRVGPRAGALVVTGVLAHVVLVLTGVLAVAGVLGSVPPWRGAADGPDLPWGWQLPAAVLLTVGAGLLLLPRAARFPVALGGGLVAVLAAPAVRPAPWPAVVALGLVAGAALLLVAVFRPGGPAYRPPLTAAAGVILLGHALLVGLAAPVGAGAVLVGVSLTGLVVAGRARRLTGTARWLAGPALTVALLAVPALVVVTQVELGSSLPWRLRGPGLAVGLLPVALVAVRRHWPDLQRYAGAALAGALPLVGVAPLVVPAGEPVAVYLAVAALVAVVGSAVARPDGGLRWVGLALAVAAGAALVPAGFRVLVTPYGWLGSIWSGAPDGVGLAPGVTPVRLAAGVAFLVLLLAVAVAGRSTPLGRQGVLLLAPPLGAVAVPVLLAGTGAPWPALPAASLLLGAALLLLATLTPIPSSAVVPLGALAPLGAPAPSGAVAPAPGRPTVEPPAKPVAAPTAFPTGSPAPAVAPAAVSPASPALRPVLPVLGGTGLMLAGAGLAGLLPTRAGTLAGLGLVLVVAVVVGIAGRANAVRPVGWAGAALTATGLAVTATAAADLPLRTAGSAVLAVAVLVLGAAALLASSASTSSPPAVPLAPLASTPSPPAVPLAPLASTSPPAAAPRRPHRRPAEGLVLDAAAQGIALTAFLLAVGSRRHAAVLCVLWGAAVALRALRPGEPVGRRWIFAAVAGGSELLGAWLLLTVAEVTLLEAYTLPAAGLAVLAGLVALRTRPGLTSWIALGPGLAAALLPSLVSVLVGAEPQPWRRLLLGAGALGVVLFGAVRRWQAPVVLGGAVLVPLALHEVVRSWDLVPRWIFLAVGGLALLGLATTYERRRRDLARLRSVVGRMG; from the coding sequence GTGGGGGGCACCGCCGCCGGGCGACGGGAGACCTCGACCCGGACGGTGCAGGGCGTGCTCTTCGTCCTCGGTGGACTGCTGCTCGGCACCGCCGCGATCGTCTTCACCGCGGTCGCCTGGGCGGCGGTCGGTCTCGTGGGCCGGGCGGCGATCCTGGCGGCGGTCACCGCGCTCGCGCTGGCCGTGCCGCCGCTCGTGGTCCGGCGGGGACTGCGGGGCACCGCGGAGACCGTCGCCGCCGTCGGCCTGCTGCTGGTGCTCCTCGACGGGTACGCCGCCTGGACGGTCGACCTGGCCGGCGTCGCCGGTTGGCCGACGAGCCGGTACGTCGCGCTGGTCGGGGGGGCCAGCGCGACGATCGCGGTCGGATACGCGCTGCTCACCCGGCTCGCGGTGCCCTGGTTCGGGGCGCTTGTCGCCGCGCAGCCGGTGCTGCCGCTGCTTGCCGTCGAGGCCCGACCGGGCGTTGCCGGCTGGGCCCTGGTGTTCACCGGGGTCGCCCTGGTCGACCTGGCGGTGCTCGGGGTGCTGTCGGGCCGGCTCGGCGCCGGCCGACTCGCCGCAGCCCCGTCGGGTGCTCCGGCCTCACCGGGGGCGCCGACCCCAGCTGGCGTGCCGGCCCCGTGGGGCGCTCCGGCCCGCTCCGTCCCGCCAGGCGGTGCGACCGAGATCGTGCGGTGGGGCGGTCCGGTCGGCTCGGCGGGACCGTTGGTCGTCGCCGGGCGGGTCACCGCCTGGATCGGATACGCCCTGGCCCTGGCCACGGCGGCGGTCTGCGCGGTGGCCGCCCTGGTGCTGGGGGAGGCCTTCGGTACGACGCTCGCCGCCGGACTGCCGCTGCTGGTGGTGGGGGCGGTCCTGTTCGGGGCCGCACTGGTCGCCGGCGGTCCGGTCCTCCGGGCGGTCGCTGCCGCGCTGCTGGTGGTCCTGCTGGCCCTGGCGGTGCTCCGCCCGGTGGCCGAGCTGCGCCGGTCGGTGCTGCTCGTTGTCGCGGCGGTGGTGGTGCTCGCGCTCGCTGGTGCCGTCCGAGGGCTGCCCGGCCGGCTGCGGGTCGGCCCCCGGGCCGGGGCGCTCGTCGTGACCGGGGTGCTGGCGCACGTGGTCCTGGTGCTGACCGGGGTGCTGGCGGTCGCCGGGGTGCTCGGCTCCGTCCCGCCGTGGCGGGGTGCGGCGGACGGGCCGGACCTGCCCTGGGGCTGGCAGCTCCCGGCCGCCGTGCTGCTGACCGTCGGGGCGGGGCTGCTCCTGCTGCCCCGGGCCGCCCGGTTCCCGGTCGCGCTCGGCGGGGGCTTGGTCGCGGTGCTCGCCGCGCCGGCCGTACGACCCGCGCCCTGGCCGGCGGTGGTGGCGCTCGGGCTGGTCGCCGGGGCGGCCCTGCTGCTGGTCGCGGTGTTCCGGCCGGGCGGCCCGGCGTACCGGCCGCCGCTCACCGCCGCCGCTGGCGTGATCCTGCTCGGACACGCCCTGCTCGTCGGTCTCGCCGCGCCGGTGGGGGCCGGTGCGGTCCTGGTCGGGGTGTCGCTCACCGGACTGGTGGTGGCCGGTCGGGCGCGGCGGCTCACCGGGACGGCCCGGTGGCTCGCCGGTCCGGCGCTGACCGTGGCGCTGCTCGCCGTACCGGCCCTGGTGGTGGTGACGCAGGTCGAACTGGGTTCGTCGCTGCCGTGGCGACTGCGGGGGCCGGGGCTCGCCGTCGGGCTGCTGCCCGTCGCTCTGGTCGCGGTCCGTCGCCACTGGCCCGACCTCCAGCGGTACGCCGGCGCCGCGCTGGCCGGGGCGCTCCCGCTGGTCGGCGTCGCGCCGCTGGTCGTACCGGCGGGTGAGCCGGTGGCGGTCTACCTCGCGGTGGCGGCGCTGGTGGCCGTGGTGGGATCCGCCGTAGCCCGCCCGGACGGCGGCCTGCGGTGGGTCGGGCTAGCCCTGGCGGTGGCGGCCGGCGCGGCGCTCGTTCCGGCCGGCTTCCGGGTGCTGGTCACCCCGTACGGCTGGCTCGGGTCGATCTGGTCCGGTGCCCCGGACGGGGTCGGGCTGGCCCCCGGCGTGACCCCGGTACGGCTGGCTGCCGGGGTGGCGTTCCTGGTGCTGCTCCTGGCCGTGGCGGTGGCGGGCCGGTCCACCCCGCTCGGCCGCCAGGGCGTGCTGCTACTCGCCCCGCCGCTCGGTGCGGTCGCCGTGCCGGTGCTCCTCGCCGGGACCGGCGCCCCCTGGCCGGCCCTGCCGGCGGCCTCCCTGCTGCTCGGCGCGGCCCTACTGCTGCTCGCCACGCTCACCCCGATCCCGTCGAGCGCGGTGGTCCCGCTGGGCGCACTGGCCCCGCTGGGTGCACCGGCCCCGTCGGGCGCGGTGGCCCCGGCGCCCGGTCGGCCCACCGTCGAGCCGCCTGCGAAACCCGTGGCCGCGCCCACCGCATTCCCCACCGGGAGTCCCGCGCCGGCCGTCGCTCCGGCCGCCGTGAGCCCGGCCTCGCCCGCGCTCCGGCCGGTGCTGCCGGTGCTGGGCGGCACCGGGCTGATGCTGGCCGGGGCCGGGCTGGCCGGTCTGCTGCCGACCCGCGCCGGCACGCTCGCCGGGCTGGGTCTGGTGCTGGTCGTCGCGGTCGTGGTCGGGATCGCCGGGCGGGCCAATGCGGTCCGTCCGGTCGGCTGGGCGGGCGCTGCCCTCACCGCCACCGGCCTCGCGGTCACCGCCACGGCCGCCGCCGACCTGCCGCTGCGTACCGCCGGCTCCGCCGTGCTCGCCGTGGCCGTACTCGTGCTGGGTGCCGCCGCCCTGCTGGCCTCTTCGGCTTCGACCTCGTCGCCACCCGCCGTCCCGCTGGCTCCTCTGGCTTCGACTCCGTCGCCACCCGCCGTCCCGCTGGCCCCTCTGGCTTCGACCTCGCCGCCAGCCGCCGCCCCGCGTCGCCCGCACCGCCGCCCGGCGGAGGGGCTGGTGCTGGACGCCGCCGCCCAGGGCATCGCCCTGACGGCATTCCTGCTCGCCGTCGGGTCGCGCCGCCACGCCGCCGTGCTCTGCGTGCTCTGGGGCGCCGCCGTCGCGCTGCGGGCGCTGCGCCCGGGCGAGCCGGTCGGTCGACGGTGGATCTTCGCGGCCGTCGCCGGGGGCAGCGAACTGCTCGGCGCATGGCTGCTGCTGACCGTCGCCGAGGTCACCCTGCTGGAGGCGTACACCCTGCCGGCGGCTGGGTTGGCCGTGCTCGCCGGGCTGGTCGCGCTGCGTACCCGGCCGGGGTTGACGAGCTGGATCGCGCTCGGCCCGGGCCTTGCCGCGGCGCTGCTGCCGAGCCTGGTGTCGGTGCTGGTCGGTGCGGAGCCGCAACCGTGGCGGCGGCTGCTGCTCGGGGCCGGCGCGCTCGGTGTGGTGCTGTTCGGCGCGGTCCGGCGCTGGCAGGCCCCGGTCGTCCTCGGCGGGGCCGTCCTCGTCCCGCTCGCGCTGCACGAGGTCGTCCGTAGCTGGGACCTGGTGCCCCGGTGGATCTTCCTCGCCGTCGGCGGCCTCGCGCTGCTCGGACTCGCCACCACCTACGAACGCCGTCGCCGGGATCTGGCCCGGCTGCGGTCCGTGGTGGGGAGGATGGGGTAG
- a CDS encoding fatty acid desaturase family protein, giving the protein MTLGPVTDPPVRRGSDYARLSRRISEAGLLARRPGWYVTSVALTVALFVGGWAVFVAVGDSWAQIGVAVLLAVATTQIAFLGHDAGHRQMFRRRGPSEVVGLLAGNLAVGLSYGWWVDKHNRHHANPNHEGEDPDVGAGALVWTHEQAAATRGFGRWLARWQAWLFFPMLLLEGFALHVASVRALVGRSPEGRFQTPIRHRAVEGLLLTAHLVGYLALVGTVLSPVRALAFVAVHQGLWGLYMGCSFAPNHKGMPMPAAADDLDFLRKQVLTSRNVRGNWLIDVALGGLNHQIEHHLFPNMPRGNLRRARPIVRAYCAEHGIPYAETGLADSYRQALAHLHKAGRPVRP; this is encoded by the coding sequence ATGACGCTCGGTCCGGTGACCGATCCGCCGGTACGGCGGGGCAGCGACTACGCGCGGTTGTCGCGGCGGATCAGCGAGGCCGGCCTGCTGGCGCGGCGACCCGGCTGGTACGTGACGAGCGTGGCGCTGACCGTGGCCCTCTTCGTCGGCGGCTGGGCGGTGTTCGTGGCGGTCGGCGACAGTTGGGCCCAGATCGGCGTCGCCGTGCTGCTCGCCGTCGCCACCACCCAGATCGCCTTCCTCGGGCACGACGCGGGGCACCGGCAGATGTTCCGCCGGCGTGGCCCCAGCGAGGTGGTCGGGCTACTCGCCGGCAACCTGGCGGTCGGGCTCAGCTACGGCTGGTGGGTGGACAAGCACAACCGGCACCACGCCAACCCCAACCACGAGGGGGAGGACCCGGACGTCGGCGCGGGCGCGCTGGTCTGGACCCACGAACAGGCGGCGGCGACCCGGGGTTTCGGCCGGTGGCTGGCCCGATGGCAGGCGTGGCTGTTCTTCCCGATGCTGCTGCTGGAAGGGTTCGCCCTGCACGTCGCGAGCGTGCGGGCCCTCGTCGGGCGGAGCCCGGAGGGTCGGTTCCAGACGCCGATACGGCACCGGGCGGTGGAGGGGCTGCTCCTGACCGCGCACCTCGTCGGCTACCTGGCGCTGGTGGGCACCGTCCTGTCGCCGGTACGGGCGTTGGCGTTCGTCGCCGTCCACCAGGGGCTCTGGGGGCTCTACATGGGCTGCTCGTTCGCCCCGAACCACAAGGGCATGCCGATGCCGGCTGCCGCCGACGACCTCGACTTCCTGCGTAAGCAGGTGCTCACCTCGCGCAACGTACGGGGCAACTGGCTGATCGACGTCGCCCTCGGCGGCCTCAACCACCAGATCGAGCACCACCTCTTCCCGAACATGCCCCGGGGCAACCTGCGCCGGGCCCGGCCGATCGTCCGCGCGTACTGCGCCGAGCACGGCATCCCGTACGCCGAGACCGGCCTGGCCGACTCGTACCGGCAGGCGCTGGCCCATCTGCACAAGGCCGGCCGTCCGGTACGCCCCTGA
- a CDS encoding 4a-hydroxytetrahydrobiopterin dehydratase has translation MAEVLTAEAVRDELAALGDWTGDPAGISRTVQLGSFPAAIAVVDRVAEVAEARDHHPDIDIRWRTVTFRCTTHSAGGVTQRDIDLARRIDEIVRSAR, from the coding sequence ATGGCAGAGGTGCTCACCGCGGAGGCGGTACGAGACGAGCTGGCCGCGCTGGGGGACTGGACGGGCGACCCTGCCGGCATCAGTCGCACCGTTCAGCTCGGTAGCTTCCCAGCGGCGATCGCGGTCGTCGACCGGGTCGCCGAGGTAGCCGAGGCGCGGGACCACCACCCCGACATCGACATTCGGTGGCGGACGGTGACGTTCCGCTGCACTACTCACTCCGCCGGTGGTGTCACGCAGCGTGACATCGACCTGGCCCGGCGGATCGACGAGATCGTCCGGAGCGCGCGATGA
- a CDS encoding FHA domain-containing protein: MRFEISKVLDAIEGRVCTDPALARAVVDLAEVIRYQDLDAGRPASLLRLGMVIDALARQLEEDSVPVYAVVHRALLSDADLTSNERMVVRRWADDGLVEVLDQPNDRILEVADLLGLPVLSRARFDGLRGRFPWVVEQPGRVVAPVPGQGGPTFVAHVGSGTTPVAGEPSPVGTKLLSRLWRCPEQGCALFGSGGGGGAFADLSPRTERSPAAQSPPTLRTGAPTCPRHGARLGDAGARPRTEVLAVRIGGLVRRRFVLTSDESVLVGRAPDQAGGIMLGQWLNDEARRWISRSHVRFELRAGTVVVTDVSTNGSGIRPGGSMNEAERIPLAPKQSRVLDPGDMIELYPGVQIGRPGELPAGAPYTPTSVMAEAPTMAIRLPHP; encoded by the coding sequence ATGAGATTCGAGATCAGCAAGGTGCTGGACGCGATCGAGGGACGTGTCTGCACCGACCCCGCCCTGGCCCGCGCGGTCGTCGACCTGGCCGAGGTGATCCGCTACCAGGATCTGGACGCCGGTCGGCCGGCGAGCCTGCTGCGGCTCGGCATGGTCATCGACGCGCTGGCCCGCCAGCTCGAGGAGGACAGCGTCCCGGTCTACGCGGTCGTGCACCGGGCCCTGCTCTCCGACGCCGACCTGACCTCGAACGAGCGGATGGTGGTCCGACGCTGGGCCGACGACGGGCTGGTGGAGGTGCTGGACCAACCGAACGACCGGATCCTGGAGGTCGCCGACCTGCTCGGCCTGCCGGTGCTCAGCCGGGCCCGCTTCGACGGACTGCGCGGACGCTTCCCGTGGGTGGTCGAGCAGCCAGGTCGGGTGGTCGCGCCGGTGCCGGGCCAGGGCGGACCGACCTTCGTCGCGCACGTCGGCTCGGGGACGACCCCGGTCGCCGGTGAGCCGTCGCCGGTCGGGACGAAGCTGCTCTCCCGGCTGTGGCGCTGCCCCGAGCAGGGGTGTGCGCTCTTCGGCTCCGGTGGCGGCGGGGGCGCCTTCGCCGACCTGTCTCCCCGTACGGAGCGGAGCCCGGCCGCCCAGTCGCCGCCGACCCTGCGGACCGGCGCGCCGACCTGCCCCCGGCACGGCGCCCGGCTCGGTGACGCCGGGGCCCGGCCCCGGACCGAGGTTCTCGCGGTCCGCATCGGTGGGCTGGTCCGGCGGCGGTTCGTGCTCACCTCGGACGAGTCGGTGCTGGTCGGCCGGGCACCGGACCAGGCCGGCGGGATCATGCTCGGGCAGTGGCTCAACGACGAGGCCCGACGCTGGATCAGCCGCAGCCATGTCAGGTTCGAGCTGCGGGCGGGCACGGTGGTGGTCACCGACGTGAGCACCAACGGCAGCGGTATCCGGCCGGGCGGCTCGATGAACGAGGCGGAGCGGATTCCGCTGGCCCCGAAGCAGTCCCGGGTACTGGATCCGGGCGACATGATCGAGTTGTATCCCGGGGTGCAGATCGGTCGTCCGGGTGAGCTGCCCGCAGGGGCCCCCTACACGCCGACCTCGGTGATGGCCGAAGCCCCCACCATGGCCATCCGCCTCCCCCACCCCTGA
- the rocD gene encoding ornithine--oxo-acid transaminase has product MVDDMLRTPDAVRDAERWTAHNYHPLPVVISSAEGAWLTDVDGRRYLDCLAGYSALNFGHRHPQLVAAAHAQLDKLTLTSRAFIHDQFATFCRELAQLCGKELVLPMNTGAEAVETAIKVARKWGYQVKGVPAGQANIVVAEGNFHGRTTTIVSFSTDADARDDFGPYTPGFTVVPYGDLAALTAAIDDNTVAVLIEPIQGEQGVVVPPEGYLPGVRQVCTERNVLFLADEIQSGLGRTGTTFACDHEDVVPDMYLLGKALGGGIVPVSAVAANADVLGVLKPGQHGSTFGGNPLACAVATEVVRLLATGEFQQRSAELGERLHAGLRGLIGQGLVAVRGRGLWAGLDIDPALMTGRQACERLMELGILAKDTHGSTIRLAPPLVITPNEIDHALTQLTTVLTA; this is encoded by the coding sequence ATCGTCGACGACATGCTGCGGACGCCGGACGCGGTCCGGGACGCCGAGCGGTGGACCGCGCACAACTACCACCCGCTGCCGGTGGTGATCTCGTCCGCCGAGGGTGCCTGGCTCACCGACGTGGACGGGCGCCGCTATCTGGACTGCCTCGCCGGCTACTCCGCGCTGAACTTCGGCCACCGGCACCCGCAGCTCGTCGCCGCCGCACACGCCCAGCTCGACAAGCTGACCCTGACCAGCCGGGCGTTCATCCACGACCAGTTCGCCACCTTCTGCCGTGAGCTAGCCCAGCTCTGCGGCAAGGAGCTGGTGCTGCCGATGAACACCGGCGCGGAGGCGGTGGAGACCGCGATCAAGGTCGCCCGCAAGTGGGGCTACCAGGTCAAGGGCGTGCCGGCCGGGCAGGCGAACATCGTCGTCGCCGAGGGCAACTTCCACGGCCGGACGACCACCATCGTCAGCTTCTCCACCGACGCGGACGCCCGGGACGACTTCGGGCCGTACACCCCCGGGTTCACCGTGGTCCCGTACGGCGACCTGGCCGCGTTGACCGCCGCCATCGACGACAACACGGTCGCGGTGCTGATCGAGCCGATCCAGGGCGAGCAGGGCGTGGTGGTGCCCCCGGAGGGTTACCTGCCCGGCGTACGTCAGGTCTGCACCGAGCGCAACGTGCTCTTCCTGGCCGACGAGATCCAGTCCGGCCTCGGCCGCACCGGCACCACCTTCGCCTGCGACCACGAGGACGTCGTGCCGGACATGTACCTGCTCGGCAAGGCGCTCGGCGGCGGCATCGTGCCGGTCTCCGCGGTCGCCGCCAACGCCGACGTGCTGGGTGTGCTCAAGCCCGGCCAGCACGGCTCGACCTTCGGCGGCAACCCGCTGGCCTGCGCGGTCGCCACCGAGGTGGTGCGGCTGCTCGCCACCGGCGAGTTCCAGCAGCGCTCCGCCGAGCTGGGCGAACGCCTGCACGCCGGGCTGCGCGGGCTGATCGGCCAGGGCCTGGTCGCCGTCCGGGGTCGGGGTCTGTGGGCCGGTCTGGACATCGACCCGGCGCTGATGACCGGCCGGCAGGCCTGCGAGCGGCTGATGGAGCTGGGGATCCTCGCCAAGGACACCCACGGCTCCACGATCCGCCTGGCCCCGCCCCTGGTCATCACCCCCAACGAGATCGACCACGCCCTGACCCAGCTCACCACCGTCCTCACTGCCTGA
- the ddaH gene encoding dimethylargininase, with translation MDATSQRFLMCRPTYFAVDYAINPWMDPTAPVDADLAIRQWEQLRQTYHDLGHTVEEIPPVPGLPDMVFAANGGTVIDGRAMAVQFRDPQRADEAPAYRAWFEAAGFEMYDPKHVNEGEGDILLAGDLLLAGTGFRTAHASHAQLQEVFGYPVITLQLVDPRFYHLDTALTVLDEHTVAYLPEAFSPGSQAALRRLFPDAVHATMADAEVLGLNAVSDGRHVVLPVQATGLAAKLRDRGYQTIGVDLSELRKAGGGPKCCTLRLRQGKKAGK, from the coding sequence ATGGACGCCACCAGCCAGCGCTTCCTCATGTGCCGGCCGACGTACTTCGCCGTCGACTACGCGATCAACCCCTGGATGGACCCCACCGCACCGGTCGACGCCGACCTGGCGATCCGGCAGTGGGAGCAACTGCGGCAGACCTACCACGACCTCGGCCACACCGTCGAGGAGATCCCCCCGGTTCCCGGCCTGCCCGACATGGTCTTCGCCGCCAACGGCGGCACCGTGATCGACGGCAGGGCGATGGCCGTGCAGTTCCGCGACCCGCAGCGGGCCGACGAGGCCCCCGCCTACCGGGCCTGGTTCGAGGCCGCCGGCTTCGAGATGTACGACCCGAAGCACGTCAACGAGGGCGAGGGCGACATCCTGCTCGCCGGTGACCTGCTGCTCGCCGGCACCGGCTTCCGCACCGCGCACGCCTCGCACGCGCAGTTGCAGGAGGTCTTCGGCTATCCGGTGATCACCCTCCAGCTCGTCGACCCCCGCTTCTACCACCTGGACACCGCGCTCACCGTGCTCGACGAGCACACCGTGGCGTATCTTCCCGAGGCGTTCTCCCCCGGCAGCCAGGCCGCGCTGCGTCGGCTCTTCCCCGACGCGGTGCACGCCACCATGGCCGACGCCGAGGTGCTGGGGCTGAACGCGGTCAGCGACGGTCGGCACGTGGTGCTGCCCGTCCAGGCCACCGGTCTCGCCGCAAAGCTGCGTGACCGGGGCTACCAGACCATCGGTGTCGACCTGTCCGAGCTGCGCAAGGCCGGCGGTGGCCCGAAGTGCTGCACGTTGCGACTCCGTCAGGGAAAGAAGGCAGGCAAGTGA